Proteins encoded by one window of Phytohabitans houttuyneae:
- a CDS encoding VOC family protein: MALGPVAQIHISVRDIDRSVGFYRDVLGIPLLFQVQGQPMAFFASGDVRLYLGVPESEEFASRCTLYFRVDDIEAEHARLVAAGVESFGTPHVVHRDGATELWMSFFADPDGHKLGLMQER, from the coding sequence ATGGCGCTCGGTCCGGTGGCCCAGATCCACATCAGCGTCCGAGACATCGACCGTTCGGTGGGGTTCTACCGTGACGTGCTGGGCATCCCGCTGCTCTTCCAGGTGCAGGGCCAGCCGATGGCGTTCTTCGCGAGCGGCGACGTGCGGCTCTACCTCGGCGTCCCGGAGTCCGAGGAGTTCGCGAGCCGCTGCACGCTCTACTTCCGCGTCGACGACATCGAGGCGGAGCACGCGCGCCTTGTCGCGGCGGGCGTCGAGTCATTCGGGACGCCGCACGTCGTGCACCGCGACGGCGCCACCGAGCTGTGGATGTCGTTTTTCGCCGACCCCGACGGGCACAAGCTGGGGCTCATGCAGGAGCGCTGA
- a CDS encoding MarR family winged helix-turn-helix transcriptional regulator, translating into MVKQSGQARLPARPAGVPADERHETANLLHSAALRLLRAARTHDAGMDLDGPRASLLSVVVFAGPQPVTRLAAIEQVSPPAITKLVAALEADGLVVRERSATDRRVVLVTPTAAGRRLLERGRAARVRAVAALLEGASARDLATLRRAAQLIAARI; encoded by the coding sequence ATGGTGAAGCAGTCGGGGCAAGCACGGCTGCCCGCCCGCCCCGCCGGCGTGCCCGCCGACGAGCGCCACGAGACGGCCAACCTGTTGCACTCCGCGGCGTTGCGCCTGCTGCGCGCGGCGCGCACGCACGACGCCGGCATGGACCTCGACGGCCCACGCGCCTCGCTGCTGTCCGTCGTCGTCTTCGCCGGCCCGCAGCCGGTCACCCGCCTGGCCGCGATCGAGCAGGTCTCACCGCCCGCGATCACCAAGCTCGTCGCCGCCCTGGAGGCCGACGGCCTGGTGGTCCGCGAGCGCTCCGCGACGGACCGCCGAGTGGTGCTGGTCACGCCGACGGCGGCGGGCAGGCGCCTGCTGGAGCGCGGCCGGGCGGCGCGGGTGCGCGCGGTGGCCGCCCTGCTGGAAGGCGCCTCCGCCCGCGACCTGGCCACCCTGCGCCGCGCCGCCCAGCTGATCGCCGCCCGCATCTGA
- a CDS encoding methyltransferase domain-containing protein encodes METLVATEIRERGLGQVDLIGHREVHFTSLDAAAAIRALPTADDVLLVAAVIHGIGHTKEDLRRLGELGDLSWAPRRPLDVSATVVGARRFGRYDVEDAVGVHLSRVLGVPYHSRRGGVRPPPGTTSWRVTIEGKRATVAVRPGDRPSHRRDYKRVGVPGTLHPPVAAAMVRLAAVAPGDVVLDPCCGAGTLLIEAGGTGARLLGVDADPAALRAATANAGALAARWLHADAAALPLRASTVDRIVVNPPWDRQVPATGALATDPSRLWSEARRVLRPGGRLVALLHAPAPWPVLARYPIRLSGAEAQIVVAAAPP; translated from the coding sequence ATGGAGACCCTGGTCGCCACCGAGATCCGCGAGCGCGGGCTCGGTCAGGTCGACCTGATCGGCCACCGCGAGGTGCACTTCACCTCGCTGGATGCGGCTGCCGCGATCCGTGCCCTGCCCACCGCCGACGACGTACTGCTCGTGGCCGCCGTCATCCACGGGATCGGCCACACGAAAGAAGACCTCCGCCGCCTGGGTGAGCTGGGCGACCTCTCATGGGCACCCCGCCGGCCGCTCGACGTCTCCGCCACGGTCGTGGGCGCGCGCCGCTTCGGCCGGTACGACGTCGAGGACGCCGTCGGGGTGCACCTGTCGAGGGTGCTCGGCGTGCCGTACCACTCGCGGCGCGGCGGGGTGCGCCCACCACCCGGCACCACCTCGTGGCGGGTGACGATCGAGGGCAAGCGGGCCACGGTTGCGGTGCGCCCGGGCGACCGGCCGAGTCACCGGCGTGACTACAAGCGGGTGGGCGTGCCCGGCACGCTGCACCCGCCGGTGGCCGCGGCGATGGTCCGGCTCGCCGCCGTCGCGCCGGGCGACGTGGTGCTCGACCCGTGCTGTGGCGCCGGCACGCTCCTGATCGAGGCCGGCGGCACCGGCGCCCGCCTGCTGGGTGTGGACGCGGACCCGGCCGCCCTGCGCGCGGCGACAGCCAACGCGGGCGCACTGGCCGCCCGCTGGCTCCACGCCGACGCCGCCGCCCTCCCACTGCGGGCATCCACTGTGGACCGCATCGTGGTGAACCCGCCCTGGGACCGCCAGGTCCCGGCCACGGGCGCGCTCGCCACGGACCCGTCCCGCCTGTGGTCCGAGGCGCGCCGCGTCCTCCGGCCGGGCGGCCGCCTTGTCGCACTGCTCCACGCGCCGGCGCCCTGGCCGGTGCTGGCCCGCTACCCGATCCGCCTGTCCGGTGCCGAAGCGCAGATCGTGGTCGCGGCCGCCCCGCCGTGA
- a CDS encoding anti-sigma factor, whose translation MTTDVHALAGAYALHALDDVERAAFARHLAGCESCAHDVAELRETAARLADGAWSVPPPRLRDNVLAEIRQTRQVAAERPDRKARATSPSAGWRRGPIVAAAAAAVVLAAGTGTVSYIAQEQRVRDERATAEALRAEATRVEAVLAASDARLRSAPVTGGGQITMVLSESLDEGVVMLSGARPPGDDRAYQLWAVTSGGPDSRGVLTPGEGGATKLIDRIRGMDTLGVTIEPDTGSKTPTAPLVASVPVEG comes from the coding sequence ATGACGACGGACGTCCACGCGCTCGCGGGGGCGTACGCGCTGCACGCTCTCGACGACGTCGAGCGGGCCGCCTTCGCCCGCCACCTCGCCGGCTGCGAGTCCTGCGCGCACGACGTCGCCGAGCTGCGGGAGACCGCCGCGCGGCTGGCCGACGGCGCATGGTCGGTGCCCCCGCCCCGCCTGCGGGACAACGTGCTCGCCGAGATCCGCCAGACCCGGCAGGTGGCCGCCGAGCGCCCGGACCGCAAGGCCCGCGCCACCTCGCCCTCCGCCGGGTGGCGGCGGGGTCCGATCGTGGCCGCCGCGGCCGCCGCCGTGGTCCTTGCCGCGGGCACGGGCACGGTTTCCTACATCGCTCAAGAGCAGCGGGTACGGGATGAGCGCGCCACCGCCGAGGCCCTGCGCGCCGAGGCGACCCGGGTCGAGGCGGTGCTCGCCGCGTCCGACGCGCGGCTGCGTTCCGCGCCGGTCACCGGGGGCGGCCAGATCACGATGGTGCTCTCCGAGAGCTTGGACGAGGGTGTTGTCATGCTCTCGGGTGCGCGGCCGCCCGGCGACGACCGTGCGTACCAGCTGTGGGCCGTCACCAGCGGCGGACCCGACTCGCGGGGCGTGCTCACGCCCGGCGAGGGCGGCGCGACCAAGCTCATCGACAGGATCCGCGGCATGGACACGCTCGGCGTCACGATCGAGCCCGATACCGGCTCGAAGACGCCGACCGCGCCGCTGGTGGCGAGCGTGCCGGTCGAGGGCTGA
- a CDS encoding sigma-70 family RNA polymerase sigma factor, with protein MSDGANEGLRRAEHLSAVPTPPDPSTEANELLRAVARGDEAAFTRLYDLVAARVYGLARRVVRDPAQAEEVAQEVLVEVWRTAGRFDPERGSATAWIFTIAHRRAVDRVRSEQAGAERARKLAAAQGETPYDEVVDQATAHLEQQQVRRCIQTLTGLQREAITLAYYGGTRTARSPRCSAPRCPPSRRACATG; from the coding sequence ATGAGCGACGGCGCCAACGAAGGGTTGCGTCGGGCGGAGCACCTGTCGGCCGTACCCACGCCGCCTGACCCTTCCACGGAGGCCAACGAGCTGCTGCGCGCGGTCGCGCGGGGTGACGAGGCCGCGTTCACGCGCCTCTACGACCTCGTGGCCGCCCGGGTGTACGGGCTGGCCCGGCGCGTCGTGCGCGACCCCGCCCAGGCCGAGGAGGTGGCGCAGGAGGTGCTCGTCGAGGTGTGGCGCACCGCCGGTCGCTTCGACCCGGAGCGGGGTTCGGCCACCGCGTGGATCTTCACGATCGCCCACCGCCGGGCCGTCGACCGCGTGCGTTCCGAGCAGGCCGGCGCCGAGCGGGCCCGCAAGCTGGCCGCCGCGCAGGGCGAGACGCCGTACGACGAGGTGGTCGACCAGGCCACCGCACACCTGGAGCAGCAGCAGGTGCGGCGGTGCATCCAGACCCTCACCGGCCTGCAGCGCGAGGCGATCACGCTCGCCTACTACGGGGGTACACGTACCGCGAGGTCGCCGAGATGCTCGGCACCGCGCTGCCCACCATCAAGACGCGCATGCGCGACGGGCTGA
- a CDS encoding Hsp70 family protein, producing the protein MGEPILVVDVGTFATRVALVVGDQSGLLREPGTGSLVWPSSVCLDDAGCLVGTAAERRKRAIPRRYIDGPRRAVDAQASMWLDGREVTGGEALAAYLTAVRGEARQQYGAEVHRVTLTTPAAYLTGDPRRDVLTAAGEAAGFSYVELVSSAVAVALDPETGGGLPGGALVLACTLGATWTASLVQVRGNHTVQLAQETSAAGHDLDAVLINDLRSEGRAWLEPLLAAPGDAGLRAYYDAVDFVRRLKHQLADAEEVSDHLTPISPPYRLTREWLAAFADPALRWLAASCHTVLAAAGAAPSDLGAVVLAGGGARMPAAEHTLRATLGHPVRRAADPELGVVRGAARWSIGALSRAVPAERPSWRIEPVAWDIPGGRGELVRWVVGEGEAYQAGAVVARVRAPDDRVFDLVAPQAGTLLAHRAAAGQQVGPVLVAAAAKTPKALAEHPPPHQHRLDVAGSWLLTPDRQRLVECDGAGRYVRYRTVGDPTVTGEFVPEASGATPVGGRVFVGPDGRLCLVSWDSESWFRVWDLESGGLVTRFRDPAGASDVRVNEVEWRLATEAGGKAVGRYRRATYTIWDLRTGDRLDKVSDDAWTRRHPDYSSRSRGQGFGTTVASPDGQLRAATLEASDGSWVLLVHDVATEQEVFRAGERPDRKALAGFSADGRHLLASWESEGRSLVDVWHV; encoded by the coding sequence ATGGGCGAGCCGATTCTGGTGGTAGATGTCGGCACATTTGCCACCCGCGTCGCTCTGGTCGTCGGTGACCAGTCCGGGCTCCTGCGCGAGCCGGGCACCGGCAGCCTCGTCTGGCCCTCGTCGGTGTGCCTCGACGACGCCGGCTGCCTGGTCGGCACCGCCGCCGAGCGGCGCAAGCGGGCCATCCCGCGGCGCTACATCGACGGGCCGCGGCGAGCGGTCGACGCGCAGGCCTCGATGTGGCTGGACGGGCGGGAGGTCACCGGTGGCGAGGCGCTGGCCGCCTACCTGACGGCCGTGCGAGGCGAGGCCCGCCAGCAGTACGGCGCGGAGGTCCACCGCGTGACGCTCACCACACCCGCGGCGTACCTGACCGGAGACCCTCGCCGAGACGTGCTCACCGCCGCGGGCGAGGCGGCCGGTTTCTCCTATGTGGAGCTTGTCTCGAGCGCGGTGGCGGTCGCGCTCGACCCGGAGACCGGTGGCGGGCTGCCGGGCGGCGCGCTGGTGCTGGCCTGCACGCTGGGCGCCACCTGGACGGCGTCGCTGGTGCAGGTGCGGGGCAACCACACTGTCCAGCTTGCACAGGAGACCTCGGCCGCCGGCCACGACCTCGACGCCGTCTTGATCAATGACCTCCGCTCCGAGGGGCGTGCCTGGCTGGAGCCCTTGCTCGCCGCGCCGGGCGACGCCGGCCTGCGGGCCTACTACGACGCCGTCGACTTCGTGCGGCGGCTCAAGCACCAGCTCGCCGACGCCGAGGAGGTTTCCGACCACCTCACGCCGATCAGCCCGCCGTACCGGCTGACCCGCGAGTGGCTGGCCGCGTTCGCCGACCCGGCGCTGCGCTGGCTGGCGGCGAGCTGCCACACCGTGCTCGCCGCGGCCGGCGCCGCACCGTCCGACCTGGGCGCGGTCGTGCTCGCCGGCGGCGGTGCGCGGATGCCGGCGGCCGAGCACACCCTCCGCGCGACGCTCGGCCACCCGGTGCGCCGGGCCGCCGATCCGGAGCTCGGCGTGGTCCGCGGCGCCGCCCGGTGGTCGATCGGCGCGCTCAGCCGCGCGGTGCCCGCCGAGCGGCCGAGCTGGCGGATCGAGCCCGTGGCGTGGGACATTCCGGGCGGCCGGGGCGAGCTGGTGCGGTGGGTGGTCGGCGAAGGCGAGGCCTACCAGGCTGGCGCCGTCGTCGCTCGCGTGCGGGCGCCGGACGACCGGGTGTTCGACCTGGTGGCGCCCCAGGCCGGCACGCTGCTCGCCCATCGGGCCGCCGCCGGCCAGCAGGTCGGCCCGGTGCTCGTCGCCGCCGCGGCCAAGACACCCAAAGCGCTCGCCGAGCACCCGCCTCCCCACCAGCACCGGCTCGACGTCGCCGGCTCGTGGCTGCTGACCCCCGACCGGCAGCGGCTCGTCGAGTGCGACGGTGCCGGGCGGTACGTGCGGTACCGCACCGTCGGCGACCCCACCGTGACCGGCGAGTTCGTCCCCGAGGCAAGTGGCGCCACACCGGTGGGCGGCCGGGTGTTCGTCGGGCCGGACGGGCGGCTCTGCCTGGTCTCCTGGGACTCGGAGAGCTGGTTCCGCGTCTGGGATCTGGAGAGCGGCGGCCTGGTGACCCGGTTCCGCGACCCGGCCGGCGCCTCCGACGTGCGGGTCAACGAGGTCGAGTGGCGGCTGGCCACCGAGGCCGGCGGCAAGGCGGTGGGCCGCTACCGCCGGGCCACCTACACGATCTGGGACCTGCGCACGGGTGACCGCCTCGACAAGGTCTCCGACGACGCGTGGACCCGCCGCCACCCCGACTACTCCAGCCGCAGCCGCGGTCAGGGCTTCGGCACCACGGTCGCCAGCCCCGACGGGCAGCTGCGCGCGGCCACGCTGGAGGCGAGCGACGGCTCGTGGGTGCTGCTGGTGCACGACGTCGCGACCGAGCAGGAGGTGTTCCGGGCGGGCGAGCGGCCGGACCGCAAGGCGCTGGCCGGGTTCAGCGCCGATGGGCGCCACCTGCTCGCCAGCTGGGAGTCCGAGGGCAGGAGCCTGGTCGATGTCTGGCATGTTTGA
- a CDS encoding Hsp70 family protein, which translates to MSGMFEPPQSVRPRDTPVLVVDLGTTTSAAVVVAGEESVPVPDPVSGAAAWPSAVLWDGQQMLVGTLAERRKRAEPESFAAEFKRGLAADVSVVLGRHRFRPVEQVVALLAALRLEGERLHGAPITRTLLTVPAAYTSADPRRARVIAAAEAAGLETVELLPEPVAAAFAPVAGPPLVPGDLLLVYDLGGGTFDAALLRIGERWHELLGHATLDDCGGREIDALLAARVHAEGEAWLAPLLSSAGPTDPATMRLGMAVTDFAQRLKHQLSAAPSVEDFFLPNAPAYRLTQADLRTLAAPLLSRTVTCCTDLLARLGVSPHQVAAVLTVGGGSRMPAVSDLLQQTLRLPLRTTDDPDLAAVRGAAHWLPRSGPRRVPAVTSPEPSIPLSFAIPGGSAQLLRWLVAPGQAYVAGVPLARVRLPGGALWDLTARTPGTLDRLLATPGSEVVAHEWLALARP; encoded by the coding sequence ATGTCTGGCATGTTTGAGCCCCCGCAGTCCGTGCGCCCGCGCGACACCCCCGTGCTCGTGGTCGATCTCGGCACCACCACGTCGGCCGCCGTCGTGGTCGCCGGCGAGGAGTCGGTGCCGGTGCCCGATCCGGTGAGTGGCGCCGCCGCCTGGCCGTCCGCCGTGTTGTGGGACGGGCAGCAGATGCTCGTCGGCACGCTGGCCGAGCGGCGCAAGCGGGCCGAGCCCGAGTCGTTCGCCGCCGAGTTCAAGCGCGGGCTGGCGGCCGACGTCTCGGTGGTGCTCGGCCGCCACCGGTTTCGCCCGGTCGAGCAGGTGGTGGCGCTGCTCGCGGCGCTGCGGCTGGAGGGCGAGCGGCTCCACGGCGCACCGATCACCCGCACGCTGCTCACCGTGCCCGCCGCGTACACGAGCGCGGACCCGCGCCGCGCCCGCGTCATCGCCGCCGCGGAGGCGGCTGGCCTGGAGACGGTGGAGCTGCTGCCCGAGCCGGTCGCCGCCGCGTTCGCGCCGGTGGCGGGCCCGCCCCTCGTTCCCGGCGACCTCCTCCTCGTGTACGACCTGGGTGGCGGCACCTTCGACGCCGCCCTCCTGCGCATCGGCGAGCGGTGGCACGAGCTGCTCGGCCACGCCACCCTCGACGACTGCGGCGGCCGCGAGATCGACGCGCTGCTCGCCGCCCGCGTGCACGCCGAGGGCGAGGCGTGGCTCGCGCCGCTGCTCTCGTCCGCCGGCCCGACCGATCCGGCCACGATGCGCCTGGGCATGGCGGTCACCGACTTCGCCCAGCGGCTCAAGCACCAGCTCAGCGCCGCGCCCTCGGTCGAAGACTTCTTCCTGCCCAACGCGCCGGCCTACCGCCTCACCCAGGCCGACCTGCGCACGCTGGCCGCGCCGCTGCTCAGCCGGACCGTCACCTGCTGCACCGACCTGCTCGCCCGCCTGGGGGTGTCACCACACCAGGTCGCGGCGGTCCTCACCGTGGGCGGCGGCTCCCGCATGCCCGCCGTGAGCGACCTCCTGCAGCAGACCCTGCGGCTCCCCCTCCGCACGACCGACGACCCGGACCTCGCCGCCGTCCGCGGCGCCGCCCACTGGCTCCCCCGGAGCGGCCCTCGCCGCGTGCCCGCCGTCACCTCGCCCGAGCCGTCGATCCCGCTGTCGTTCGCCATCCCGGGCGGCTCGGCACAGCTGCTGCGCTGGCTCGTCGCGCCCGGCCAGGCCTACGTGGCGGGCGTGCCACTGGCCCGCGTCCGCCTGCCCGGCGGGGCCTTGTGGGACCTCACCGCCCGCACGCCCGGCACGCTCGACCGCTTGCTGGCCACGCCCGGCTCCGAGGTGGTTGCCCACGAGTGGCTGGCACTAGCCCGCCCCTAG
- a CDS encoding class I SAM-dependent methyltransferase — protein MTSEDPYTVVWSEQTAHLGRLAGEEASWYAATAAALVRPGDRLAVDVGCGGAGMTRALATALGPGGRAVGVDGEPAILAVAKERAPDLEFVAADLDGDLTDLRAALGETADLVWASASVHHAGDQQAAVNALAGLLGGGGRLALAEGGLPARHLPWDLGVGEPGLEVRLDAAQDRWFAAMRAGLPGSVRMPYGWSECLRRAGLTEVAARTTLFERELPLTDAEVNRVLDKLAHRVDHLRPAGLLDPADLDAWDCLLDSADTAWLGLRDDLYWLDARTIHTGLRAA, from the coding sequence GTGACGAGTGAGGATCCGTACACGGTGGTCTGGTCGGAACAAACTGCGCATCTCGGTCGTCTCGCCGGCGAGGAGGCCAGCTGGTACGCGGCCACCGCGGCCGCCCTCGTCCGCCCCGGCGACCGCCTGGCGGTGGACGTGGGGTGCGGCGGTGCCGGCATGACCCGCGCACTCGCGACAGCCCTCGGCCCCGGTGGTCGCGCGGTCGGCGTGGACGGCGAGCCGGCGATCCTGGCCGTGGCGAAGGAGCGCGCGCCGGACCTCGAGTTCGTGGCAGCCGACCTCGACGGCGACCTGACCGACCTGCGGGCCGCGCTCGGCGAGACGGCCGACCTGGTGTGGGCGTCCGCGTCGGTGCACCACGCCGGCGACCAGCAGGCGGCGGTCAACGCGCTGGCCGGCCTCCTGGGCGGGGGCGGCCGGCTGGCACTGGCCGAGGGCGGCCTGCCCGCGCGGCACCTGCCGTGGGACCTTGGCGTCGGCGAGCCCGGCCTTGAGGTACGGCTGGACGCGGCGCAGGACCGCTGGTTCGCGGCGATGCGGGCGGGGCTGCCGGGGTCGGTGCGGATGCCGTACGGCTGGAGCGAGTGCCTGCGCCGCGCCGGCCTGACCGAGGTCGCCGCCCGTACGACGCTCTTCGAGCGCGAGCTGCCGCTTACGGACGCTGAGGTCAACCGCGTGCTGGACAAGCTGGCACACCGGGTCGACCACCTGCGCCCGGCGGGGCTGCTGGACCCCGCCGACCTGGACGCCTGGGACTGCCTGCTGGACTCGGCGGACACCGCGTGGCTCGGCCTCCGCGACGACCTCTACTGGCTCGACGCCCGCACCATCCACACAGGACTCCGCGCGGCGTAG
- a CDS encoding sensor histidine kinase, with protein sequence MVTQWIGRLFDERAWPARLTLLFVLTVGYLTLLRAPDSPPTLADWIIALAAVGASAGGGRWPLATPIVQAGLLAVAYQVGTHASVVVKVATAVALFELAMRRTGWKVLVGTLAPTAVYVLHPSGGIPSLLYRAAVMVGAPVLIGAYIRSLRQTAAQAQQRVAEEERRRLSETRAARATERTAIARELHDVVAHHVASIVLRVGVARHVLPADDPRVREVLDDVHGSGTATLSALRRLVTVLRDPEVGDTPPFVEPGELHAALDEVVQRGRQVGLDIASSVDPAVGDLDPVRGLAVLRLTQEGLTNVAKHAGTAAHAEISMRLTPDDTVLLEIVDDGGTSPPALPTAGDVPGHGLVGMRERVELLGGSLSVGREGRGWRLSALLPSASPPAPRRSARVCHPKTAQAPA encoded by the coding sequence GTGGTGACCCAGTGGATCGGCCGGCTCTTCGACGAGCGGGCCTGGCCGGCGCGCCTGACGCTGCTTTTCGTGCTGACCGTCGGCTACCTGACGCTGCTGCGCGCTCCCGACTCGCCGCCGACGCTCGCCGACTGGATCATCGCGCTGGCGGCGGTGGGGGCGAGCGCGGGCGGCGGGCGGTGGCCGCTGGCGACGCCCATCGTGCAGGCCGGCCTGCTCGCCGTGGCGTACCAGGTGGGCACCCACGCCTCCGTCGTCGTGAAGGTCGCCACCGCCGTCGCCCTCTTCGAGCTCGCCATGCGCCGCACAGGCTGGAAAGTCCTGGTGGGCACGCTCGCACCCACCGCCGTGTACGTCCTGCATCCCAGCGGCGGCATCCCCTCGCTCCTCTACCGCGCCGCGGTCATGGTCGGCGCGCCGGTGCTGATCGGCGCGTACATCCGCTCGTTGCGCCAGACCGCCGCGCAGGCGCAGCAACGGGTGGCCGAGGAGGAGCGGCGCCGCCTGTCGGAGACGCGGGCGGCGCGGGCCACGGAGCGTACGGCGATTGCCCGTGAACTCCACGATGTCGTGGCACACCACGTCGCCTCGATCGTGCTGCGGGTGGGCGTGGCGCGGCACGTGCTGCCGGCGGACGACCCGCGCGTGCGCGAGGTGCTCGACGACGTGCACGGCAGCGGCACCGCGACCCTCTCCGCCCTGCGGCGGCTGGTGACGGTGCTGCGTGACCCGGAGGTGGGCGACACGCCGCCGTTCGTGGAGCCGGGCGAGCTGCACGCCGCGCTCGACGAGGTGGTGCAACGCGGCCGGCAGGTGGGCCTGGACATCGCGTCGTCGGTCGACCCGGCGGTCGGCGACCTCGATCCGGTGCGCGGGCTCGCCGTCCTCCGCCTCACCCAGGAAGGCCTCACGAACGTCGCCAAGCACGCCGGCACCGCCGCCCACGCCGAGATCTCGATGCGCCTCACACCCGACGACACGGTGCTGCTGGAGATCGTCGACGACGGCGGTACGAGCCCGCCGGCGCTGCCCACCGCGGGCGACGTGCCGGGCCACGGCCTGGTCGGCATGCGCGAGCGGGTCGAGCTGCTCGGCGGCTCGCTCTCCGTGGGCCGCGAGGGACGGGGATGGCGGCTCTCCGCGCTGCTGCCGTCGGCGTCGCCGCCCGCGCCCAGGCGGTCCGCGCGGGTCTGCCACCCCAAGACGGCGCAGGCCCCCGCGTGA